The following proteins are encoded in a genomic region of Fusarium keratoplasticum isolate Fu6.1 chromosome 9, whole genome shotgun sequence:
- a CDS encoding J domain-containing protein — translation MVKETKLYDTLSVKTDATQDEIKKAYKKAALKWHPDKNKDSPDAAEKFKECSQAYEILSDPEKRKVYDQYGLEFLLRGGTAPPEGAAGGNPFASGGMPGGFSGFNFEGGMPSGGGTRTFHFNTSGGGPGGFGFSNPEDIFAEFMRSGGSGMHGAGVDDDDFGGFSSFGAGGPRSRSSRMRSGFGERGRDTTPEVTTVERPLPLSLEELFNGVTKKMKIKRKTYDESGKRVQTDQILEVPIKPGLKKGSKIKFNGVGDQVEGGRQDLHFIVEEKEHPLFKREDNDIVHVVTLDLKEALTGWRRQVTTIDGRQLNLEKGGPTQPNSEERYPSLGMPISKKPGQRGDFVIRYKINFPTTLTMDQKEKLKEIL, via the exons atggtcaaggagacgAAGCTTTACGATACCCTCAGCGTCAAGACTGACGCTACCCAAGATGAGATTAAGAAGGCCTACAA GAAGGCAGCCTTGAAATGGCACCccgacaagaacaaggacagCCCCGATGCAGCCGAAAAGTTCAAGGAATGCTCGCAAGCCTACGAGATCCTCTCCGACCCcgagaagcgcaaggtcTACGACCAGTACGGTCTCGAATTCCTGCTCCGCGGCGGCACCGCACCACCTGAAGGAGCTGCTGGTGGCAACCCCTTCGCCTCCGGAGGCATGCCTGGAGGATTCAGCGGTTTCAACTTTGAAGGTGGCATGCCCAGCGGAGGAGGCACTCGAACGTTCCATTTCAACACCAGCGGTGGCGGTCCTGGAGGCTTCGGCTTCAGCAACCCTGAAGACATTTTCGCCGAGTTCATGCGTAGTGGAGGTAGTGGCATGCATGGcgctggtgttgatgatgacgactttGGTGGCTTCTCCTCATTTGGTGCCGGTGGCCCTCGAAGTCGCAGCTCCCGCATGAGATCTGGCTTCGGTGAGCGCGGCCGAGACACAACCCCCGAAGTCACCACAGTGGAGCGGCCATTGCCTCTGTcgctggaggagctgttCAATGGTGTaaccaagaagatgaagatcaAGCGCAAGACATACGACGAATCAGGCAAGCGGGTACAGACGGACCAGATCCTTGAGGTTCCCATCAAGCCAGGCTTGAAGAAGGGTTCCAAGATCAAGTTTAATGGAGTTGGTGATCAAGTCGAAGGTGGCCGCCAAGACCTTCACTTCATTGTCGAAGAG AAAGAACACCCTCTTTTCAAGCGCGAAGACAACGATATTGTCCACGTCGTGACTCTCGATCTTAAGGAGGCATTGACAGGATGGCGAAGGCAAGTGACGACCATTGACGGTCGGCAACTGAACCTCGAAAAGGGCGGCCCTACCCAGCCCAACAGCGAAGAGCGATATCCCAGCCTCGGAAtgcccatctccaagaagccCGGCCAGCGGGGAGATTTCGTCATCAGGTACAAGATCAACTTCCCGACGACCTTGACAATGGATcagaaggagaagttgaaggAGATCCTGTAA